Proteins from a genomic interval of Alphaproteobacteria bacterium:
- a CDS encoding trypsin-like serine protease: protein MGTKKIVLFLTIAIFYIVSAGQALCFCWGGYEEEAEDYKMQLTPVSRELMKDSRPLPRYSPDVTSYDNCKLTGCNLVDPAKTIRVGAIIGRDDRIHVDAPQLQGWSPHGHLDMTFADGNFIGSGLLVGPRHVVTAGHCVFEKGWATSISFTPGLNETARPYGSAHVKRIYTVKEWTNNKDSNNDFAMLILDRDIGNQVGWYGLMTPSDAFLKKLTINVTGYPGDKGGDKLYTMEGQVGRFDSEILKYSIDTYGGQSGAGVWAALKDKNRYCCAIHTSGRPNVENTATRINDAKFDLLVDWMQRS, encoded by the coding sequence ATGGGAACAAAAAAAATAGTTCTGTTTTTAACAATAGCAATTTTTTACATCGTAAGTGCAGGACAAGCTTTGTGCTTTTGTTGGGGGGGATATGAGGAAGAAGCTGAAGATTATAAAATGCAATTAACGCCTGTTTCGCGTGAATTAATGAAGGATAGCCGCCCGCTTCCTAGGTATTCTCCTGATGTTACTTCATACGACAATTGTAAATTAACAGGATGTAATTTAGTTGATCCTGCGAAAACGATAAGAGTTGGGGCTATCATTGGCAGAGATGATAGAATACATGTTGATGCCCCTCAATTACAAGGTTGGTCTCCTCATGGTCACCTTGATATGACTTTTGCGGATGGCAATTTTATTGGAAGTGGTCTTCTGGTAGGGCCGCGACATGTGGTGACCGCGGGACATTGTGTGTTTGAAAAGGGGTGGGCAACTTCCATTTCATTTACGCCAGGCCTTAACGAAACCGCTCGCCCTTATGGTTCAGCGCACGTGAAACGAATATATACAGTCAAAGAATGGACGAATAATAAAGATTCTAACAATGATTTTGCCATGCTCATCCTAGATCGGGATATAGGAAATCAAGTGGGTTGGTATGGATTAATGACGCCATCAGATGCATTTCTTAAGAAATTAACCATTAATGTAACGGGCTATCCCGGTGATAAGGGTGGGGATAAATTATATACAATGGAAGGTCAAGTTGGACGATTTGATAGTGAAATTCTTAAATATTCAATCGACACGTATGGAGGCCAAAGTGGTGCGGGTGTGTGGGCAGCTTTAAAGGATAAAAATCGCTATTGCTGTGCTATTCACACGTCAGGAAGGCCCAATGTCGAAAATACGGCGACAAGAATAAATGATGCTAAATTTGATTTGTTGGTAGATTGGATGCAGCGCTCATAG
- a CDS encoding iron-containing redox enzyme family protein, whose product MKVLSNIKYFPEKLPSLEILIRRNKKYKDHFKKNLLFNLMDSGYFNTKRKRDIFLEYFQVWSNYFQKTMLLKTALCDDPNFTPIFNQHFTEEFGHDQMLNSERPKINVKKDPVLEALCNWFLSKMLSLSPHEQVVVMNLCVEATAVIFYSYAIPAIDPHHQLEHFKAHESVDIEHENMGLSLLEDLPVSQYERLLGIQEDSWGIFEALMNRIAELVQEKSPHTV is encoded by the coding sequence ATGAAAGTTTTATCCAATATCAAATATTTCCCTGAAAAGTTACCTTCCCTAGAAATTTTAATTCGACGGAATAAAAAATATAAAGATCATTTCAAAAAGAATTTATTGTTTAATTTAATGGACTCAGGATATTTCAACACAAAACGCAAACGAGATATTTTTTTGGAGTATTTCCAAGTTTGGTCGAATTATTTTCAAAAAACGATGCTCTTAAAAACCGCACTGTGTGACGATCCAAATTTTACGCCTATTTTCAATCAACATTTCACGGAAGAGTTTGGTCATGACCAGATGCTCAATAGCGAACGACCAAAAATTAATGTCAAAAAAGATCCGGTATTAGAAGCACTTTGCAACTGGTTTTTATCAAAAATGCTTTCTTTGAGCCCCCATGAACAAGTTGTTGTTATGAATTTATGCGTTGAAGCTACAGCCGTTATTTTCTATAGCTACGCAATACCCGCCATAGATCCCCATCATCAACTGGAGCATTTTAAAGCCCATGAATCTGTGGATATAGAACATGAGAATATGGGTCTATCTTTATTAGAAGATCTACCCGTATCTCAATACGAACGACTACTTGGAATACAAGAAGATTCTTGGGGAATATTTGAAGCCTTAATGAATCGCATTGCAGAACTCGTACAAGAAAAATCGCCGCATACTGTTTAG
- a CDS encoding HAMP domain-containing histidine kinase, with protein sequence MIQKLRSIFSDRIDVSDTLIKTLGIFGVVNFPLFYFVNKLFLERENEFVFLRLSAFLLSVPLLFIDYWPPYLKRYKLFYWYSYIFYIFPFFSTYMFIENYGSNMWFTKVIIGLFWLILVTDWMTVIVILPLGVLTGWITHYLINGPDHIDMSIMTELSINYVWAVLIATVFSRGKDNIQKERLNAMKSLAGTIAHEMRTPFLGIRSSAGGIKRFLPSLIDGYKKAKEANLGVSPISEKNLHQLMETPDNLDKITLSASLVIDMLLTSLKGEIFTNKHYEVKSIKSCVSEMFQEYPLTNDEKSLLNWTDNPDFTFHGNDLLMKHVLFNLMKNGLYAIKAANKGKIMIWTETTPKGNYLYFKDTGTGMSPAMVSHIFDRFYSQTHHGTGIGLAFCKAVMTSFGGTISCESKEGEYTIFILKFPIPLNA encoded by the coding sequence ATGATACAAAAGTTACGCTCTATCTTTTCGGATCGAATTGATGTGTCTGACACATTGATAAAAACGTTAGGCATCTTTGGAGTTGTTAATTTCCCTTTGTTTTATTTTGTGAATAAACTGTTTCTTGAAAGAGAAAACGAGTTTGTTTTTTTAAGATTATCTGCTTTTCTCCTGAGCGTTCCCCTTCTGTTTATTGACTACTGGCCTCCTTACCTCAAACGATATAAACTATTTTATTGGTACTCCTACATTTTCTATATTTTTCCATTTTTTTCCACATATATGTTTATTGAGAATTATGGATCTAACATGTGGTTTACCAAAGTGATTATCGGTCTTTTTTGGCTTATTTTAGTCACGGACTGGATGACAGTTATTGTCATCCTTCCCTTGGGAGTTTTAACAGGATGGATAACTCATTATTTGATAAATGGTCCCGATCATATTGATATGTCTATCATGACAGAGCTTTCTATAAATTATGTGTGGGCCGTATTAATTGCCACTGTCTTCTCTCGCGGAAAAGATAATATTCAAAAGGAGAGACTTAATGCAATGAAATCTCTTGCGGGAACAATTGCTCATGAAATGCGAACACCTTTTTTAGGAATACGTTCAAGTGCGGGTGGAATTAAAAGATTTCTCCCTTCACTCATTGATGGATATAAAAAAGCGAAGGAAGCTAACTTAGGCGTATCTCCAATTTCAGAAAAAAACTTACATCAATTAATGGAAACGCCTGATAATTTGGATAAGATTACTTTAAGCGCCTCTCTCGTAATCGATATGCTTCTTACCAGTTTAAAAGGGGAAATATTTACAAATAAGCATTATGAGGTGAAGTCCATTAAATCATGCGTATCGGAAATGTTCCAAGAATACCCCCTTACAAATGATGAAAAATCCCTACTGAATTGGACCGACAATCCTGATTTTACGTTCCACGGCAACGATCTGCTGATGAAACATGTCTTATTCAATCTAATGAAAAATGGCCTTTATGCTATTAAAGCAGCAAATAAAGGAAAAATAATGATATGGACAGAAACAACCCCGAAGGGAAATTATTTATACTTTAAGGATACAGGCACAGGAATGTCTCCTGCCATGGTTTCTCATATATTTGATAGATTTTATAGCCAAACTCATCATGGAACTGGTATAGGACTCGCCTTTTGCAAAGCTGTAATGACTAGTTTTGGCGGCACCATTTCTTGTGAATCAAAAGAAGGGGAATACACAATTTTTATTCTAAAATTTCCAATCCCTTTGAATGCGTAA
- a CDS encoding response regulator → MESLMRTIPICMFPTKVILIDDDLSSLKDLELNLDDSRFTYQFYNNPQQALTALTKNYQPDSFAKRLISQPDETKWQHAMLDVNIYDLMNEIYNPKRFESISTVVVDFTMPGMNGLEICEKITDPSLQKILLTGEADENLAVQAFNKGLIHRYIKKQDPNVFKILNQSLKDAQRTYFSKVSQLMLDVATFNTKKTCLRDPVFIEFFEKLLQEKNIIEYYLFEITGNFLLLDENGTAYGLFIYDKDQLNMWHEDLPESESVPPQLLKELKSHKTMICFHDKNSISIPAGAQWAKYSYPLHILQGSHETYYYAFAKNMVDIELGDISTFQNYKKEYQQNSFPKSF, encoded by the coding sequence ATGGAGTCACTTATGAGAACTATTCCTATTTGTATGTTCCCCACGAAAGTCATCCTCATTGATGACGATCTCTCTTCTCTGAAAGATCTTGAGCTCAATTTAGATGATTCCCGTTTCACCTATCAATTTTATAATAACCCGCAACAAGCATTGACGGCCCTCACAAAAAATTACCAGCCGGACTCGTTTGCCAAGCGATTAATTAGCCAGCCAGATGAAACCAAGTGGCAACACGCCATGCTTGATGTCAATATTTACGACCTCATGAATGAAATATATAACCCCAAACGTTTTGAGAGCATCTCCACTGTGGTCGTTGATTTTACGATGCCAGGTATGAATGGGTTGGAAATATGTGAAAAAATTACTGACCCTTCCCTTCAAAAAATTCTGTTAACTGGGGAAGCTGATGAAAATTTAGCGGTTCAAGCTTTTAATAAGGGTCTCATTCATCGTTATATTAAAAAGCAAGATCCCAACGTCTTTAAGATTTTAAACCAAAGCTTGAAAGATGCTCAGCGAACCTACTTTTCAAAAGTCTCTCAACTTATGCTGGATGTCGCAACATTTAACACCAAAAAAACGTGTCTACGCGACCCCGTATTTATTGAGTTTTTTGAGAAACTTCTCCAGGAAAAAAATATCATTGAATATTATTTATTTGAAATTACAGGAAACTTTTTGCTTCTAGATGAAAATGGCACTGCCTACGGCCTGTTTATTTATGATAAAGATCAATTAAATATGTGGCATGAGGACTTACCAGAGAGTGAAAGCGTTCCCCCTCAACTCTTAAAAGAGTTAAAAAGTCACAAAACAATGATTTGTTTTCATGATAAAAATAGCATTTCTATTCCTGCGGGGGCTCAGTGGGCTAAATATTCTTATCCTCTGCATATTTTACAAGGTAGCCATGAAACCTATTATTATGCTTTTGCCAAGAATATGGTGGACATAGAATTGGGCGATATATCTACATTTCAAAACTATAAAAAGGAATATCAACAGAATTCTTTCCCAAAGAGTTTTTAA
- a CDS encoding ABC transporter ATP-binding protein, with the protein MIIKIIGGIRKFYMHKREFPQTVIQFIVHFLRPYTWHVLGITFICLLWALDRTIEPYIIKIILDILENNSATETSLFLQLKTPLMAFIIIRIFMNVVSRFHDYIWLKVMPHFNKNIVIRMTKYIQKHSHAYFQNHFGGSLISKISMMADTTEIILDQWVYEFLFPFFSLCIITFTMGCIQPIFALIIGLWAILFVAISFFLSRSVQILSEELSEKSTTLVGKLMDSISNILAVRLFARRR; encoded by the coding sequence ATGATAATTAAAATTATAGGCGGGATAAGGAAATTTTATATGCATAAAAGAGAATTCCCGCAAACTGTTATTCAATTCATTGTCCATTTCTTACGCCCCTACACCTGGCATGTCCTGGGAATCACGTTTATTTGCCTTTTATGGGCATTGGATAGAACCATTGAGCCTTATATCATAAAAATCATATTAGATATTCTTGAAAATAATTCTGCAACGGAAACCAGTCTTTTTTTGCAATTAAAAACTCCACTAATGGCATTTATCATTATCAGAATTTTTATGAACGTTGTGAGTCGTTTTCATGATTATATTTGGCTAAAGGTCATGCCTCACTTTAACAAAAATATAGTTATACGCATGACAAAATATATCCAAAAACATTCTCATGCTTACTTTCAAAATCATTTTGGCGGCAGTTTAATAAGCAAAATATCCATGATGGCCGACACAACAGAAATCATTTTAGATCAATGGGTCTATGAATTTCTATTCCCTTTCTTTTCTTTATGTATCATCACTTTCACAATGGGATGCATACAACCTATCTTCGCTTTAATCATTGGACTATGGGCTATTCTATTCGTTGCAATCAGCTTTTTCTTATCCCGAAGCGTTCAAATTTTATCTGAGGAATTATCTGAAAAATCGACTACTCTTGTGGGCAAACTCATGGATAGTATTTCAAATATATTAGCTGTTCGCCTATTTGCCCGTCGCAGGTAG
- a CDS encoding ABC transporter ATP-binding protein, with product MDAISNILIVAIICYLIFARQKGHVTIGDFALIITLTFSVVDIVWDITRNYMKFVENYGKCTQALRTLIVPHAVKDAPTARPLVAKEGSIEFKNVYFAPEKGRPVFQDLSFKIRGNEKVGIVGESGSGKTTLLNLLVRLMDVETGAILIDKQDIRSVTQDSLHQNITFIPQEPLLFHRTIYENIKYGNLHATEEDIRDAAIKSYAEGFIKSFPKGYQTLIGERGSTLSGGQRQRIAIARSLLKNSKILILDEATSALDSETEHYIQESLKGLMKNKTVLVVAHRLSTLLQMDRIIVLRQGKIVEEGTHKSLLLQNGYYAKFWNRQHEKEAA from the coding sequence TTGGATGCCATATCAAATATTCTCATCGTAGCTATAATTTGTTACCTTATTTTCGCCCGCCAAAAGGGGCATGTAACCATTGGCGATTTTGCTTTAATTATTACCCTCACATTTTCTGTGGTTGATATTGTATGGGATATTACACGTAACTATATGAAATTTGTTGAAAATTATGGAAAATGCACCCAGGCACTAAGAACGCTTATTGTGCCCCACGCTGTAAAAGATGCGCCAACCGCCCGTCCTTTAGTAGCTAAAGAAGGAAGCATTGAATTTAAAAATGTTTACTTTGCACCCGAAAAAGGCAGACCCGTTTTTCAAGACCTTTCTTTTAAAATCCGGGGAAATGAAAAAGTTGGCATCGTGGGAGAATCAGGCAGTGGAAAAACAACGCTTTTAAATTTACTTGTTCGCCTAATGGATGTTGAGACAGGAGCAATTTTAATAGATAAGCAAGATATTCGATCGGTAACTCAAGACAGTCTCCATCAAAATATAACCTTTATTCCTCAAGAACCTTTACTTTTTCATCGTACAATCTATGAAAATATTAAATATGGGAATCTCCATGCCACGGAAGAAGACATTCGAGATGCCGCAATAAAATCCTACGCTGAGGGTTTTATTAAATCATTCCCAAAAGGATATCAGACACTCATTGGAGAAAGAGGGTCGACATTGTCGGGTGGACAAAGGCAGCGTATCGCTATTGCCCGTTCTCTTCTTAAAAATTCTAAAATCCTCATTCTCGATGAAGCCACGTCAGCCCTCGATTCAGAAACGGAACATTATATTCAAGAAAGTCTAAAAGGCTTGATGAAAAACAAGACCGTTTTGGTCGTCGCCCATCGTTTGTCGACATTATTACAAATGGATCGTATTATTGTGCTGAGGCAGGGCAAGATTGTCGAAGAAGGTACACATAAATCTTTACTGCTACAAAACGGCTATTACGCAAAATTTTGGAATAGGCAACATGAGAAAGAAGCGGCTTAA
- the pyk gene encoding pyruvate kinase — MRRFRKAKIVATLGPSSSSPQMVADLFSAGVDVFRLNFSHGSHEDHQQSVKIIRTLEKKVDRPIGILMDLQGPKLRVGKFANRQITLNSKDLFRLDLEATPGDEKRVNLPHPELYTCLEKGTELLLDDGRLRLRVLDWGKDYINTEVVIGGILSDRKGLNVPGVILPISAMTAKDRIDLEFGLSQGVDWVALSFVQRPEDITDAQALIKGQAKIIAKLEKPMAIQHLWEIIDLADGIMVARGDLGVEMAPEDVPSIQKRIIRKCREAGKPVIVATQMLDSMISSPSPTRAEASDVATAIYDGVDAVMLSAESASGKYPIEAVSMMDRIIIRVEQDGIYEQMLEAARPLPLARVSDAITTAARHVANTIDIAAIVTFTDSGATTLRAARERPDVPIIAATPNLITARRLALVWGVHAVLTPDIYRFSEMVNKGCQIAFEQKFAQQGDMIIMIAGVPFAVSGGTNILRIATIETFSEES; from the coding sequence ATGCGCCGTTTTAGAAAAGCAAAAATAGTTGCCACTCTTGGACCTTCAAGCTCCTCCCCCCAAATGGTTGCTGATTTATTTTCTGCAGGTGTTGACGTATTTCGACTCAACTTTTCTCATGGGTCGCATGAAGACCACCAACAATCTGTCAAAATTATTCGAACTTTAGAAAAAAAAGTTGATCGTCCCATTGGAATTCTTATGGATTTGCAAGGCCCTAAGCTTAGAGTTGGCAAATTTGCCAATCGTCAGATTACTCTTAATTCAAAAGACTTATTCCGACTCGATTTAGAGGCAACACCTGGTGATGAGAAACGTGTAAATTTGCCTCACCCAGAATTGTATACCTGTTTAGAAAAAGGGACAGAGCTTTTACTCGACGATGGAAGATTACGTTTAAGAGTTCTTGATTGGGGGAAAGACTATATTAACACAGAAGTGGTTATTGGGGGCATTCTGTCAGATCGAAAGGGACTCAACGTACCCGGTGTGATTTTGCCTATATCGGCCATGACAGCAAAAGACAGAATTGATTTGGAATTTGGATTGTCACAAGGTGTTGACTGGGTCGCTTTGTCTTTCGTGCAACGTCCAGAAGATATAACAGATGCCCAAGCCTTAATTAAAGGACAAGCCAAGATTATTGCCAAATTAGAAAAACCTATGGCGATTCAGCATCTGTGGGAAATCATTGATTTAGCTGACGGCATTATGGTTGCCCGGGGAGATTTAGGGGTTGAGATGGCTCCTGAAGATGTACCGAGTATACAAAAGCGTATTATTCGGAAATGTCGGGAAGCTGGGAAACCTGTCATTGTCGCCACCCAAATGCTGGATTCTATGATTTCCAGCCCCTCCCCAACCCGCGCAGAGGCCTCCGACGTCGCAACGGCCATTTATGATGGTGTCGATGCCGTCATGTTATCAGCTGAGTCTGCTTCCGGAAAATATCCCATAGAAGCCGTTTCTATGATGGACCGCATCATTATTAGGGTCGAACAAGATGGAATTTATGAACAAATGCTTGAGGCAGCACGTCCCCTGCCCCTTGCCCGGGTATCAGATGCCATTACAACGGCAGCAAGACATGTGGCGAATACAATCGATATTGCTGCCATCGTAACATTTACAGATTCTGGCGCCACAACTTTACGAGCAGCCCGAGAACGACCAGATGTTCCCATAATTGCAGCGACACCAAATCTAATCACCGCACGAAGATTGGCTTTAGTTTGGGGTGTTCATGCCGTTTTAACACCTGATATTTATAGATTTTCGGAAATGGTGAATAAGGGATGTCAAATCGCTTTTGAACAAAAATTTGCCCAACAAGGTGATATGATTATTATGATTGCCGGGGTGCCCTTCGCAGTTTCTGGGGGGACGAATATTTTGCGCATTGCAACCATTGAAACTTTTTCAGAGGAAAGCTAA
- a CDS encoding M3 family oligoendopeptidase — translation MTTSSVQNSAQQTENLLPRWDLTDFYASQNDPKIEEDLNEAEKMAKAFAATYKGKFAATNSWTGDTLYQGIVDYEKIDELLGKLISYGYLLFATNVNNPPVLQFFQMVQERSTIISSHLIFFSLELNQIEDDVLQKAYQNSSQLSHYKAWIEGIRLFRSHQLSADLEKLLHEKSVTGRSAWVRLFEETLAGIKFSLNGEDMALAEVLNRFGNKDAKVRHDAAQALSEGLTRHTSILTLVTNTLAKDKEIEDTWRLYPHPVASRNLSNQVEDEVVEALTTAVKESYGRLSHRYYFLKAKWLGLEKLEYWDRNAPLPDATDTLISWPEAQNIVLNAYNDFNPVLAKIGRRFFDQPWIDAPSQPGKESGAFSHPTVPSVHPYILLNYHGKLRDVMTLAHELGHGIHQVLAADQGLFLSGTPLTIAETASVFGEMLTFKALLAKTTTTAQRRSLLASKVDDMMNTVVRQIAFFEFERTLHTRRRSGELTAEDIADIWMKTQQEALGESVRIDPIVRPFWGYISHFIHAPFYVYAYAFGDCLVNSLYSVYESGHPNFTELYVDLLKAGGSKRYPELLKPFGLDAKNPLFWQQGLNVISGFIDELEKIS, via the coding sequence ATGACCACTTCATCTGTACAGAATTCTGCTCAGCAAACTGAAAACCTTCTTCCTCGATGGGATTTAACAGACTTTTACGCTTCTCAAAATGATCCAAAGATTGAAGAAGACTTGAATGAGGCCGAAAAAATGGCCAAAGCCTTTGCGGCAACTTATAAAGGAAAATTTGCCGCCACAAATTCTTGGACAGGTGATACTCTATACCAGGGTATTGTTGATTATGAAAAAATTGATGAACTTTTGGGGAAACTTATCAGTTACGGGTACTTATTGTTTGCAACAAATGTCAACAACCCTCCCGTATTACAGTTCTTTCAAATGGTTCAAGAGCGGTCAACTATCATTTCCTCCCATCTCATCTTCTTTTCACTTGAACTCAATCAAATTGAAGATGACGTTCTTCAGAAAGCTTATCAAAATAGTTCTCAATTAAGTCATTATAAAGCCTGGATTGAGGGGATTCGTCTTTTTCGTTCCCATCAATTATCAGCTGATTTAGAAAAACTATTACATGAAAAGTCTGTGACCGGCCGTAGTGCTTGGGTACGATTATTCGAAGAAACTTTGGCAGGTATAAAATTCTCGCTGAATGGCGAAGATATGGCCCTGGCAGAAGTGCTGAATCGCTTTGGTAACAAGGATGCCAAAGTGCGTCATGATGCTGCTCAAGCTTTATCTGAAGGATTAACCCGTCATACATCAATTCTCACGTTAGTAACGAATACCCTTGCTAAAGACAAAGAAATTGAAGATACGTGGCGCCTTTATCCTCATCCTGTTGCTTCAAGAAACTTATCAAACCAAGTTGAGGATGAAGTTGTTGAGGCTCTCACTACGGCTGTTAAAGAAAGCTATGGTCGTCTTTCTCATCGGTACTATTTCTTAAAAGCCAAATGGTTAGGTTTAGAAAAATTGGAATATTGGGATCGCAATGCCCCCTTACCTGATGCGACAGACACCCTTATTTCTTGGCCTGAAGCTCAAAATATTGTTTTGAATGCTTACAATGATTTTAATCCGGTATTGGCAAAGATTGGACGACGATTTTTTGATCAACCCTGGATTGATGCTCCTTCCCAACCCGGTAAAGAATCAGGAGCTTTCTCCCACCCCACAGTCCCCAGCGTACACCCTTACATCTTATTGAATTATCATGGAAAATTGCGCGATGTCATGACTTTGGCGCATGAGTTGGGTCATGGTATTCATCAAGTTTTAGCCGCTGATCAGGGGCTCTTTTTATCAGGAACACCCCTAACAATTGCTGAAACGGCTTCCGTATTCGGTGAAATGCTGACCTTTAAAGCACTCCTCGCAAAAACGACAACTACAGCTCAGCGTCGCAGTCTACTTGCCTCTAAAGTTGACGACATGATGAATACTGTTGTACGCCAAATTGCTTTTTTTGAATTTGAACGCACGCTTCACACGCGCCGCCGAAGTGGAGAACTGACTGCTGAAGATATTGCGGATATATGGATGAAAACTCAGCAAGAAGCATTGGGTGAATCTGTTCGTATTGATCCTATTGTGCGACCCTTTTGGGGCTATATCTCTCACTTTATCCATGCCCCCTTTTACGTTTATGCCTACGCGTTTGGAGATTGTTTAGTTAATTCATTATATTCTGTTTATGAATCTGGACATCCCAATTTTACAGAGCTTTACGTTGACTTATTAAAAGCAGGTGGTTCTAAGAGATATCCCGAACTATTAAAACCGTTTGGCCTAGATGCAAAAAATCCCTTATTTTGGCAGCAAGGCTTAAATGTCATCTCAGGATTTATTGATGAGCTAGAGAAAATTTCTTAG
- a CDS encoding Flp family type IVb pilin, with protein sequence MKKFNFLFDEKGGGLVEYTLIVALIALAAIAAMTTVGTKVNTSMTSISNKL encoded by the coding sequence ATGAAAAAGTTTAATTTTTTATTCGATGAAAAAGGTGGTGGTTTGGTTGAGTATACTTTGATTGTTGCCCTGATTGCTCTTGCAGCCATTGCTGCTATGACAACCGTTGGAACCAAAGTCAATACAAGTATGACCAGCATCTCCAACAAATTGTAG
- a CDS encoding Flp family type IVb pilin → MLSLFSKCEQGGGLVEYTLIVALIALAAITAITTVGTKVNADFTSIANKL, encoded by the coding sequence ATGTTATCTTTATTTAGCAAATGTGAACAAGGCGGTGGCTTGGTTGAGTATACGTTGATTGTTGCCTTGATTGCGCTTGCAGCTATTACAGCGATTACAACTGTTGGTACGAAAGTTAACGCTGACTTTACCAGCATAGCTAACAAGCTCTAA